The following proteins come from a genomic window of Gimesia chilikensis:
- a CDS encoding DUF1553 domain-containing protein: MQWPTLVVSCCVSLCVSFPLRAETPPVPVDYTQQIKPLLQAHCFACHGVLKQESALRLDAGKFILKGGEIGKAVVPGNSAESLLFQVIGEDPDFAMPPEGQGRKLTPEEVALIRTWIDQGAQFPVNDSPEPAPTEHWAFQPVKRPEVPKTNTPSQNPIDAFLLDRQLEGGLTPQPQADKATRLRRLYLDLIGLPPRPTELSAFLNDTRPDAWQRVIDDLLSRPQYGERWGRHWMDVWRYSDWYGRRGAKDMTNSYSLTWRWRDWIIRSLNEDKAYDVMVRQMLAADELAPNDRENLVATGFIVRNFYRWNYHTWLKDNVEHTAKAFLGLTMNCCECHDHKYDPISQEEYFAFRSLFEPIDLRHDRVPGEADPGPFPDYKLSVRNGPVRTGMVRIYDRHPDALARFYTGGLEQNIVKDKPPIEAGTIQFLGGDEIQIQPVELPATAWYPGLKPFVIEEETQTRTAAVEQAQQKWDAESPSLEQQLKEHEQIQTRLLTEYRAWQESQRTTDTPSSQQTLQLTGGEGRRALARELTGWNELPEQLEINFQLRLHADKMVNFQLSNDLAAGRTNLYVAFEAGNILTYAPGTTNVTTIGSFTTEAKPLDLQVDLKLQPAKDIALLTVTRSQDQSIIIKETPIALNGWNPAHSVNRGLFLDAHAGSRAEFDHIVFLEPGGRELNRFDFEFPDYSEGADVTSATDWILTRFSTGNATSKITLQKPLSPEEQQWQQKISAARQQLSLVQLKRDTLQADLEAARAELAQYQARVDAARARHIDESPEADSLARAACQAEWKAKRSAAQQQVAAAALKLHTAQMLPETEKTRSKQIQDAQQQLTQARTALAAAEKPRDSQSMDFAPLSRIFPQQSSGRRAALAQWITSPDNPLTARVAVNHIWMRHFGQPLVDSVYNFGRSGAQPTHPQLIDWLAAELMAHDWKMKHIHRLILSSDAYQRSSKGVAAGHPNLTADRDNRLLWKFPLRRMEAEVVRDSLFYLADDLDTTMFGQEIEQDQGLTTNRRSLYYSYHGEAKMEFLALFDGPSSTDCYRRQTTVRPQQALALTNSQLALKQGRRIASRLWSEKTQLTGKSPSEQELDFIRNTFELILARAPNQREQSAALRFLEQQQTLFQKVPQATDQKPAEQKKPFEQPATDPAARARESLVQALFNHNDFVTIR, translated from the coding sequence ATGCAATGGCCTACCCTCGTCGTGTCCTGCTGCGTCAGCCTGTGTGTCTCATTCCCGCTTCGCGCGGAAACGCCCCCCGTCCCCGTTGACTACACACAGCAGATCAAACCCCTGCTCCAGGCGCACTGCTTCGCCTGTCATGGGGTGTTGAAACAGGAATCAGCCTTACGCCTTGATGCGGGGAAATTCATTCTCAAGGGAGGCGAAATCGGTAAGGCCGTTGTCCCGGGGAATTCCGCGGAGAGCCTGCTCTTTCAGGTGATCGGCGAAGATCCGGATTTCGCCATGCCGCCCGAAGGACAGGGACGCAAACTGACTCCTGAAGAAGTCGCCTTGATTCGCACCTGGATCGATCAGGGAGCACAATTTCCAGTCAACGATTCTCCCGAACCAGCGCCTACCGAACACTGGGCCTTTCAACCAGTCAAACGTCCTGAAGTACCCAAGACCAATACTCCCTCGCAAAATCCCATCGATGCTTTTCTGCTGGACCGTCAGTTAGAGGGTGGACTGACTCCACAACCCCAGGCGGACAAAGCGACCCGGCTCCGTCGACTCTACCTGGATCTGATCGGGCTGCCTCCCCGTCCGACGGAACTGTCTGCCTTCCTGAACGACACTCGCCCCGATGCCTGGCAACGCGTAATTGACGATCTGCTCAGCCGCCCGCAATACGGCGAACGCTGGGGACGTCACTGGATGGACGTCTGGCGTTACAGCGACTGGTACGGCAGACGGGGCGCGAAAGACATGACCAACAGCTATTCCCTGACCTGGCGGTGGCGCGACTGGATCATTCGCTCGCTCAACGAAGACAAAGCCTACGATGTGATGGTCCGTCAGATGCTGGCAGCAGACGAACTGGCCCCCAACGACCGGGAGAATCTCGTCGCCACCGGATTCATCGTCCGGAATTTTTACCGCTGGAACTATCACACCTGGCTCAAAGACAACGTCGAGCATACGGCCAAAGCGTTTCTGGGACTGACCATGAACTGCTGCGAATGTCACGACCATAAGTATGATCCGATAAGCCAGGAAGAATACTTCGCCTTCCGTTCCCTGTTTGAACCGATTGACCTGAGACACGATCGAGTCCCCGGTGAAGCCGATCCGGGACCCTTTCCCGATTATAAACTGAGTGTGCGAAACGGACCGGTTCGCACCGGCATGGTCCGTATTTACGATCGACATCCCGATGCCCTCGCCCGGTTTTATACCGGTGGCCTGGAACAGAACATCGTCAAAGACAAGCCCCCCATTGAAGCCGGGACGATTCAGTTTCTGGGCGGTGATGAAATTCAGATCCAACCGGTCGAGCTGCCGGCAACCGCCTGGTACCCCGGACTCAAACCGTTTGTGATCGAGGAAGAAACACAGACAAGAACGGCGGCTGTAGAGCAGGCACAGCAGAAATGGGACGCGGAGTCCCCCAGCCTCGAACAACAGCTTAAAGAACATGAGCAGATCCAGACCAGACTGCTGACAGAATACAGAGCCTGGCAGGAGTCTCAGCGAACCACAGACACTCCGTCCAGCCAGCAGACGCTGCAATTGACTGGTGGAGAGGGTCGCCGCGCACTCGCCCGGGAACTGACAGGCTGGAACGAACTGCCCGAGCAACTGGAAATTAACTTTCAGTTGCGACTCCACGCCGACAAGATGGTGAATTTTCAACTCTCGAACGATCTGGCCGCCGGACGAACTAATTTGTATGTCGCCTTCGAGGCGGGGAACATTCTGACTTATGCCCCCGGCACCACAAATGTGACCACCATCGGCTCATTCACGACTGAGGCAAAACCACTCGATCTGCAAGTGGACCTCAAGCTGCAGCCTGCAAAAGACATCGCCCTGCTGACAGTCACCCGCAGTCAGGATCAATCGATCATCATCAAAGAGACGCCGATTGCCCTCAATGGCTGGAATCCGGCCCACAGTGTTAACCGCGGGCTCTTTCTCGATGCCCACGCCGGCAGCCGTGCGGAATTCGATCACATCGTCTTCCTTGAGCCGGGAGGCCGGGAACTCAACCGGTTTGATTTTGAATTCCCAGACTACTCCGAGGGCGCAGATGTCACGAGCGCGACCGACTGGATCCTCACGCGGTTCAGTACGGGAAATGCGACTTCGAAAATCACGCTCCAGAAACCGCTGTCCCCCGAGGAACAACAGTGGCAGCAGAAAATCAGCGCCGCCCGCCAGCAGTTGTCTCTGGTTCAGCTAAAGCGGGATACGCTGCAAGCAGATTTAGAAGCGGCCCGGGCTGAGCTCGCGCAGTACCAGGCGCGCGTCGACGCTGCCCGCGCCCGTCACATTGATGAGTCACCGGAGGCCGATTCCCTGGCGCGTGCTGCCTGTCAGGCGGAATGGAAGGCGAAACGCAGTGCTGCTCAGCAGCAGGTCGCAGCTGCTGCATTGAAACTGCACACCGCTCAGATGCTCCCCGAGACAGAGAAAACACGCAGCAAACAGATTCAGGATGCGCAACAACAGCTCACACAGGCCCGGACCGCGCTGGCAGCTGCGGAAAAGCCGCGAGACTCACAGTCGATGGACTTCGCTCCCCTGAGTCGAATCTTCCCCCAACAGAGTTCCGGGAGGAGAGCCGCCCTCGCACAGTGGATCACGAGCCCCGATAATCCGCTCACAGCGCGGGTCGCCGTCAATCACATCTGGATGCGGCACTTCGGACAGCCACTGGTCGATTCGGTCTACAACTTTGGACGCAGTGGCGCCCAACCCACGCATCCACAGCTCATTGACTGGCTCGCCGCGGAACTCATGGCGCATGACTGGAAAATGAAACACATTCATCGCCTGATTCTAAGTAGCGACGCTTACCAGCGAAGCTCGAAGGGAGTCGCAGCCGGACACCCAAATCTGACCGCGGATCGCGACAATCGACTGCTCTGGAAATTCCCTCTGCGTAGAATGGAAGCGGAAGTCGTTCGCGACAGCCTGTTTTATCTCGCAGATGACCTGGATACGACGATGTTCGGACAGGAGATCGAACAGGACCAGGGACTCACCACGAACCGCCGCAGTCTTTACTATTCCTATCACGGCGAAGCAAAAATGGAATTTCTGGCTTTGTTTGACGGTCCCAGTTCCACCGACTGTTACCGCAGACAGACCACGGTCCGCCCCCAACAGGCACTCGCGTTAACCAACAGCCAGCTGGCACTCAAACAGGGCCGTCGAATTGCATCGCGTCTCTGGTCAGAGAAGACACAACTTACCGGAAAAAGCCCGTCCGAACAGGAACTCGATTTCATCCGGAATACATTTGAACTGATTCTCGCCCGCGCCCCCAACCAGCGTGAGCAGTCCGCTGCACTCCGCTTCCTGGAGCAACAACAGACCCTGTTCCAGAAAGTTCCTCAAGCGACTGACCAGAAACCAGCAGA
- a CDS encoding DUF6268 family outer membrane beta-barrel protein, protein MRAEPAQFEPEAPAAEPGLAFLLPTDQFLRQELDEPDDSDPLLPPPLEDSFSQVEPTPNPDTESLPDLKTLLRPRFDISAEWEPEADGVEMISSDLNLKLPLYPVFGPPPPFLTAGYSFTRINAPVQLDLPRDLHQFSLGVSWMRPLNERWLVRTMLSGVFATDFYNTGSMAWQFRGGMFAIYRPNEEWDLAFGALATGQEDIPVLPVIGATWRPSSSVKVNLMLPNPRISYLISESETRQQWAYVGGGMSGGNWAYNLRDGSPERLNYREWRLVVGWESMPPRTPGRFQSPGASYLIEAGYVFGRKFEREHQAADIKIDNSLLLHSGIRF, encoded by the coding sequence TTGCGCGCAGAGCCCGCGCAGTTCGAGCCAGAAGCTCCTGCTGCCGAGCCTGGTCTCGCTTTTCTGCTCCCCACCGATCAGTTTCTGCGACAGGAGTTAGACGAACCAGACGACAGCGATCCCCTGCTTCCTCCGCCGCTCGAAGATTCGTTCTCGCAGGTTGAGCCGACACCGAACCCCGACACAGAATCATTGCCGGACCTGAAAACTTTGCTGCGTCCCCGCTTTGATATCTCCGCGGAGTGGGAGCCGGAAGCTGACGGCGTGGAAATGATTTCTTCTGATCTTAACTTAAAACTGCCTCTCTACCCGGTGTTTGGTCCGCCGCCCCCATTCCTGACCGCCGGCTATTCCTTTACCCGCATCAACGCACCGGTCCAACTCGACCTGCCCCGTGACCTGCATCAGTTTTCGCTGGGTGTGTCCTGGATGCGTCCGCTGAATGAACGCTGGCTCGTCCGCACGATGTTGAGTGGCGTCTTCGCAACCGACTTTTACAATACAGGCAGCATGGCCTGGCAGTTCCGCGGCGGCATGTTTGCCATCTATCGCCCCAACGAAGAGTGGGATCTCGCCTTCGGTGCCCTGGCGACAGGTCAGGAAGACATTCCCGTCCTGCCGGTGATTGGTGCCACCTGGCGTCCCTCTTCCTCCGTCAAAGTCAACCTGATGCTTCCCAATCCGCGGATCTCGTATCTGATTTCTGAATCCGAAACGCGGCAGCAGTGGGCCTATGTCGGCGGGGGCATGTCCGGCGGAAACTGGGCCTACAATCTCCGCGATGGTTCACCCGAACGACTGAATTATCGCGAATGGCGGCTGGTCGTGGGTTGGGAATCAATGCCTCCCCGTACGCCCGGACGTTTTCAATCTCCGGGGGCCAGTTATCTGATCGAGGCGGGTTATGTCTTCGGTCGTAAGTTCGAACGGGAACACCAGGCAGCCGACATCAAGATCGACAATTCTCTGCTTCTGCACTCAGGCATCCGATTTTAA
- a CDS encoding SOUL family heme-binding protein, whose protein sequence is MKRRKMLYLIMALVVVVLFAFGWRITSRSAYESAAYDVVKSEGDFEVREYPDLKLAMTSSEFDAQGKDGSFMRLFRYIDGANQESQKVAMTTPVFMEPEHDKVAGQMAFVLPQKYDSQTVPQPVSEAVQIQERKGGRFAVIRFSGRLNQETVKNAEAKLRDWASGEGLVCQNEVEYAGYDPPWTPGPFRRNEVLIRLEGETTTR, encoded by the coding sequence ATGAAACGAAGAAAAATGCTCTATTTAATTATGGCTCTTGTCGTGGTGGTTCTATTCGCATTTGGCTGGAGAATCACGTCGCGTTCTGCTTATGAGTCAGCCGCCTATGATGTTGTCAAATCAGAAGGTGACTTCGAAGTTAGAGAATATCCTGATCTGAAACTGGCGATGACCAGTAGTGAATTTGATGCGCAGGGAAAAGATGGCAGCTTCATGCGTCTGTTTCGTTATATCGACGGTGCAAATCAGGAGTCGCAGAAAGTCGCGATGACCACTCCCGTATTCATGGAGCCTGAGCACGACAAGGTGGCTGGTCAGATGGCATTTGTCCTTCCGCAGAAATATGACAGCCAGACAGTTCCGCAGCCTGTAAGTGAGGCAGTACAGATTCAGGAACGTAAAGGGGGACGTTTTGCGGTGATCCGATTCAGCGGTCGTCTGAATCAGGAGACCGTTAAAAACGCCGAAGCAAAGTTGCGCGACTGGGCCAGCGGTGAGGGGCTTGTCTGCCAGAATGAAGTGGAATACGCGGGCTACGATCCACCGTGGACTCCCGGTCCCTTCCGCCGTAATGAAGTTCTGATTCGACTGGAAGGCGAGACCACAACGAGATAA
- a CDS encoding DUF1559 domain-containing protein: protein MRRVTVKRGFTLIELLVVIAIIAILIALLLPAVQQAREAARRSTCKNNLKQIGLALHNYHETHRCFPQMHVETRRTAADDVTTDSYLAWTVMLLPFMDQATIYNQINMNTPWRANYTGTPPQEPLIKTVIPVFNCPTDPMEGLNTNIGSWGKSNYPGIYSPCDINPANGQGRCYAGAFNNHNINRIRDFTDGTSNVIMVGERTTEGVPAGGLWIGASNTNNGHNYANWPYHTALVRTWQGATATPTPSTIYLINGINQSTGTKYEWSLGSSHTGGCHFLFGDGRIKFISENTDGNTLVYLAGINDKNVLGEY from the coding sequence ATGAGACGTGTAACAGTCAAACGGGGTTTTACCCTGATCGAACTTCTGGTGGTGATTGCCATCATCGCCATTCTGATTGCCCTCTTATTACCGGCAGTGCAACAGGCCCGTGAAGCAGCCCGACGAAGTACCTGCAAAAACAATCTGAAGCAGATCGGTCTGGCACTCCACAACTATCATGAAACCCATCGTTGTTTCCCACAGATGCATGTGGAAACGCGCCGGACTGCTGCCGATGATGTGACCACCGACAGCTATCTCGCCTGGACGGTCATGCTGCTGCCATTCATGGATCAGGCCACGATCTACAACCAGATCAACATGAATACTCCCTGGCGGGCCAACTACACGGGAACGCCACCGCAGGAACCGCTGATCAAAACCGTCATCCCGGTATTTAACTGTCCGACTGACCCGATGGAAGGCTTGAACACTAATATCGGTAGCTGGGGCAAGTCAAATTATCCGGGGATTTACTCGCCATGTGATATCAATCCAGCGAATGGGCAGGGCCGCTGTTATGCAGGTGCATTCAACAACCATAACATTAACCGCATTCGCGATTTCACCGATGGTACCAGTAACGTGATCATGGTTGGTGAGCGAACCACAGAAGGGGTTCCGGCCGGTGGTCTGTGGATCGGTGCCTCGAACACCAATAATGGGCACAATTACGCCAACTGGCCTTACCATACGGCTCTGGTCCGCACCTGGCAGGGGGCGACTGCGACTCCGACCCCGTCCACGATCTACCTGATCAACGGAATCAACCAGTCGACCGGAACCAAGTATGAATGGTCGCTGGGCAGTTCGCATACTGGCGGCTGTCATTTTCTGTTCGGTGACGGACGGATCAAATTTATCAGCGAGAATACCGATGGGAACACCCTGGTATACCTGGCTGGTATCAACGATAAGAACGTGCTTGGAGAATACTAA
- a CDS encoding carboxypeptidase-like regulatory domain-containing protein — MICNVRIKTCLSLFALAACAYGCSGSGIDVDLAPVSGVVTMDGQPLENAIVIFSPEKGNPSSGKTDAKGYYELVYVGDAKGAIVGPHKVRISTGKATEGQDSASSAEADLANASLDDTVNIDTPPPEDGDVTQRRVVKKKKTEKDPIPEKYNTKTTLTADVKDESNTLDFKLESK; from the coding sequence ATGATCTGCAACGTACGAATCAAGACATGCCTTAGTCTGTTTGCTCTGGCTGCCTGTGCCTACGGGTGCTCTGGATCAGGAATCGATGTTGACCTGGCTCCGGTTTCGGGAGTGGTCACAATGGATGGTCAGCCGCTGGAAAATGCCATCGTTATCTTTTCACCCGAGAAAGGGAATCCCTCTTCGGGTAAAACCGATGCGAAAGGCTATTACGAACTGGTCTATGTGGGTGATGCCAAAGGAGCGATTGTCGGCCCTCACAAAGTGCGAATTTCGACCGGCAAGGCGACTGAGGGACAGGACTCGGCAAGCAGCGCCGAAGCGGATCTGGCCAATGCTTCGCTGGATGATACGGTGAATATTGATACTCCTCCCCCCGAGGATGGAGATGTGACACAACGTCGTGTCGTCAAGAAAAAGAAAACCGAAAAAGATCCGATTCCCGAAAAGTACAATACCAAAACAACGCTGACGGCTGACGTCAAGGATGAGAGTAATACCCTGGATTTCAAATTAGAATCCAAGTAA
- a CDS encoding EF-hand domain-containing protein, whose translation MTLLLKPQSTRPANDAAPYRLNRRRFLPVLLLILTSVSPQAHAATPEERYEKIDSSGDGYLTRDEFTAGMPQLKPEQAAQAFTVSDFDRNELLSLEEFQTVTGVTPPGERAAVPDPVAPFVAEAKRKWAAIQQAADADGDGQLSKKEWPTGELKQQLPPLAALKFAIWDKDQNGQVTSSEADLLLDIAYGMKHTDGSQLRAENGWVIYRSYLTRTDKNNDSRISKEEYIPSIRWPEEKVLALFKELDADQSDYLSIPELTKSTTSYIDEVAFFLRSDTDLDGFLSREELLKIGLNSASAARLNHAFPAFDVDGDGKFSMSEFRLAPIGCFYVTLRMYTQKDLDHDARLSWEEFYTEPAPQLIGLVWELFQRFDRNQSGMLELNEYEFAIDTSKIKPEFAFSAYDKNGDDQLTWEEHLPLVTGLKPELAKRNFHVVDFDGNGTLSLAEYQALPSLFPGRDRGSVPDPFAELAQAAHQTWRSIQSKADVNSDGRLSPTEWPRAALKEQLPPLAEVKFQNWDTNRNGTVSPEEAALMIDVAYGIRHVDGFPLRAANGLVLYRFYIERTDKNGDHRLSKAEYLPSVRLPAEKVLQNFQNMDANHDELLTYQELSTASSTNIDEFNLFLARDKDLDGFLSRDELGTHNSNNSTKNRLPQGMVAFDDDKDDKLSLREFRLAPIGASYITLRVFDRKDQNNDAQLSWDEFYAEPSPQLIGIAWELFRRYDRDQSGILSLDEFEFQVDYSKMNPQAAFTLNDVDRDSHLSETEYLAKIAKSAQPAARRDFHLVDFNHDGKLSQDEYRALPDLLPVEERGPVPDPVADLAAAARKTWQKIFKAADSSADGQLTYWEWPDSELEQQLPPLSRVEFKHWDANQDGRVSRKEADRLIQIAYGMQHTSAAPLRTPNGCVMYHSYITSADKDGDQRLSVNEYIRSIRKPVQEVFTMFRELDTNQDQQLTYRELAKSPLANIDELKFFQRHDTNLDGLLDVKELAKVNSNGATPGRIPQGMAAFDSDGDGHFSLAEFRFSPMGCCYVTMRVYGREDADHDGQLSWEEFYDEPSPLLIGLAWEQFQRFDRNQSGFLDLDEIEFRYDPTQIPADKYFTVIDADQNKTISFEEIFSEDKPDTSNVVKSRDYEIRFTQAKQHFAQSDLNRDQELSREEYAQFHQAEHLAAQQLRDAKGFARPDRIEWLLPAVISVNGVLVLGILLFLVRRKFSRR comes from the coding sequence GTGACTTTATTACTAAAACCACAGAGCACCCGGCCAGCAAACGACGCGGCCCCGTATCGCTTGAACCGCCGTCGGTTTCTGCCTGTTCTGTTACTGATCCTGACCAGCGTTTCTCCCCAGGCTCACGCTGCAACACCAGAGGAACGGTATGAAAAAATCGATTCCAGCGGCGACGGTTACTTAACCCGGGACGAATTCACAGCCGGGATGCCCCAACTGAAACCGGAACAGGCCGCGCAGGCATTCACCGTCAGTGACTTCGATCGTAATGAGCTACTCTCGCTGGAAGAATTCCAGACCGTGACCGGCGTCACGCCACCAGGCGAACGGGCTGCGGTTCCCGATCCCGTGGCCCCGTTCGTGGCTGAAGCAAAACGCAAATGGGCCGCGATTCAGCAAGCCGCCGATGCCGACGGGGATGGACAACTCTCAAAGAAAGAATGGCCAACCGGGGAACTCAAACAACAACTCCCGCCCCTGGCCGCGCTTAAATTCGCGATCTGGGACAAAGACCAGAATGGGCAGGTCACTTCCAGTGAAGCGGACCTGCTGCTCGATATTGCCTACGGTATGAAGCACACCGACGGCTCCCAGCTGCGGGCCGAGAACGGCTGGGTCATCTACCGTTCTTACCTGACCCGTACCGACAAAAACAACGACAGCCGGATCTCCAAAGAAGAATACATCCCCTCTATTCGCTGGCCGGAAGAAAAAGTGCTGGCACTGTTCAAGGAACTGGATGCCGATCAGAGCGACTATCTCTCAATTCCCGAACTGACAAAATCGACCACATCCTACATCGATGAAGTCGCCTTCTTCCTCAGAAGTGACACCGACCTGGATGGTTTTTTAAGCCGGGAAGAACTCTTGAAGATCGGCTTGAACAGTGCTTCCGCGGCACGGTTGAATCATGCGTTCCCTGCCTTCGATGTCGACGGTGACGGCAAGTTCTCGATGAGTGAATTCCGTCTGGCCCCCATCGGCTGCTTTTATGTCACCCTGCGAATGTATACTCAGAAAGATCTGGACCACGATGCCCGGCTTTCCTGGGAGGAGTTCTACACGGAACCCGCGCCGCAGCTCATTGGCCTGGTCTGGGAACTCTTTCAGCGTTTCGACCGGAACCAGAGCGGCATGCTCGAACTGAATGAATATGAGTTTGCCATCGATACTTCCAAGATTAAACCCGAATTCGCGTTCTCCGCGTATGATAAAAACGGCGATGACCAGTTGACCTGGGAGGAACACCTGCCACTGGTGACCGGTCTGAAACCCGAACTGGCAAAACGGAATTTCCACGTCGTCGACTTTGACGGCAACGGCACGCTTTCACTCGCAGAGTATCAGGCTCTCCCCAGCCTGTTTCCCGGGCGGGATCGTGGCAGCGTTCCCGATCCGTTCGCAGAGCTTGCCCAGGCTGCTCACCAGACCTGGCGTTCGATTCAATCCAAGGCTGACGTGAATAGCGATGGCCGATTGTCTCCCACTGAATGGCCACGTGCCGCATTGAAAGAACAGCTCCCGCCACTGGCAGAAGTCAAATTTCAGAATTGGGATACGAATCGAAATGGAACCGTCTCTCCCGAGGAAGCCGCACTGATGATCGACGTGGCCTACGGGATCAGGCACGTGGATGGCTTCCCGCTCCGCGCTGCCAACGGCCTGGTGCTCTATCGTTTTTACATCGAAAGGACCGACAAAAACGGCGACCATCGCCTCTCCAAAGCAGAGTACCTGCCCTCCGTCAGACTGCCCGCCGAAAAGGTCCTGCAGAACTTTCAGAACATGGATGCCAACCACGATGAGCTCCTGACATACCAGGAACTCTCGACGGCTTCCTCGACGAATATTGATGAATTCAACCTGTTCCTCGCCCGTGATAAGGATCTGGACGGGTTCCTGAGTCGCGACGAACTGGGCACTCACAATTCCAACAACTCCACTAAAAACCGGCTGCCCCAGGGAATGGTGGCGTTCGATGACGACAAAGACGACAAGCTTTCGCTCCGGGAGTTCCGCCTGGCACCGATTGGCGCCAGCTACATCACCTTGCGGGTATTTGATCGTAAAGATCAGAACAATGATGCGCAACTCTCCTGGGACGAGTTCTATGCCGAACCGTCGCCCCAGCTGATTGGCATCGCCTGGGAACTGTTCCGACGCTACGACCGCGATCAGAGTGGAATCCTGAGCCTGGATGAGTTCGAGTTTCAGGTCGACTATTCCAAAATGAATCCCCAGGCCGCCTTCACCCTGAATGACGTGGACCGGGACAGCCACCTTTCAGAAACCGAGTATCTCGCTAAAATTGCGAAGTCCGCACAACCGGCTGCCCGCCGGGATTTCCACCTGGTTGACTTTAATCACGACGGTAAGCTCTCCCAAGATGAATACCGTGCCCTGCCCGATCTGCTGCCCGTAGAAGAAAGAGGTCCCGTTCCGGATCCCGTCGCCGACCTGGCTGCCGCAGCCCGGAAAACCTGGCAGAAAATCTTCAAAGCCGCTGATTCCAGCGCCGATGGTCAGCTCACCTATTGGGAATGGCCCGACTCGGAACTCGAACAGCAACTGCCGCCCCTTTCCCGGGTGGAATTCAAACACTGGGATGCCAACCAGGATGGCAGGGTCTCCCGTAAAGAAGCGGATCGTCTGATTCAAATTGCCTACGGCATGCAACACACGTCTGCTGCTCCACTCCGCACCCCCAATGGTTGTGTGATGTACCACTCCTATATCACCTCCGCAGACAAAGACGGCGATCAACGTCTCTCGGTCAACGAGTATATTCGTTCCATCCGTAAACCGGTGCAGGAAGTTTTCACGATGTTCCGGGAGCTGGACACAAACCAGGACCAGCAGCTGACTTACCGGGAGCTGGCAAAATCCCCCCTCGCCAACATTGATGAACTGAAATTCTTCCAGCGTCACGATACGAATCTGGACGGACTGCTGGATGTAAAAGAACTTGCGAAGGTTAACTCCAACGGTGCGACCCCGGGACGGATCCCCCAGGGGATGGCGGCGTTTGACTCTGACGGCGACGGACACTTCTCGCTGGCAGAGTTTCGCTTCTCACCGATGGGCTGCTGCTACGTCACCATGCGCGTCTATGGTCGAGAGGATGCCGATCACGACGGACAGCTTTCCTGGGAAGAATTCTACGACGAACCATCGCCCCTGCTGATCGGTCTGGCCTGGGAACAGTTCCAACGGTTCGATCGCAATCAGAGTGGCTTTCTGGATCTGGACGAAATTGAATTCCGTTACGATCCGACACAGATTCCTGCTGACAAGTATTTCACGGTCATCGACGCTGATCAGAACAAAACAATCAGCTTCGAAGAAATCTTCTCAGAAGACAAACCTGACACCAGTAACGTCGTGAAATCACGCGATTATGAAATCCGCTTCACGCAAGCCAAGCAGCACTTTGCTCAGAGCGATCTGAATCGGGATCAAGAGCTCAGCAGGGAGGAATACGCTCAATTTCACCAGGCCGAGCACCTGGCCGCCCAACAACTTCGCGACGCCAAAGGGTTCGCCAGACCGGACCGCATCGAATGGCTGTTACCGGCCGTCATCTCTGTGAACGGGGTCCTGGTACTGGGAATATTACTCTTTCTCGTCCGACGCAAATTCAGCAGACGCTAA